The nucleotide sequence TCACCCTCAGCCTTTGGCAGTGTCCCCCGAGCCTCACACCCCGAACGAGGTCCAGCCTGAGGAGCTTGTTTTAGGATTAGGGAAAGAGGCAAAGAGCCCTGTTGAAAATATAGATTCACATAATTTGGCAGGGGaatcaacagtttggaaagGAACTGAGGGAGAAGAAGATAACGACAATGGAGTGAAGGTGAAGGTTGAGGCCATCATCATTTCAGATGAAGAGCTGGATGACATGGAAGGGATGttagttagagagagagagcaagagagtgaaagaggggaAAGTTGTGAGTTTGATGACAAAGACAATCGAGATGAAGATATGAACAGTGCTCAGTTTCTGCACGCCCACCAACTCCATCTCTCACACCATCAGGAggtcctccccttccccctctccccccagggCTCCAATCCTACCACATCTGCCTCCACTTCTCCAACTTTCCCCCCGAGCCTCTTCACATCCACCTCTCACCACATCCCCTCACAAGAGTCCCACCAACAGCCCATATATCTCCAGGACTTCCAGGACTCTCTGGGGTCCTACGTGGAAGATGTCCCAACCTGTGCCACCTGTGGGAAGACCTTCTCCTGTGCCTACACCCTGAGGCGTCATGCTATTGTCCACACACGAGAGCGACCATATGAATGCCGTTACTGCTACCGCAGCTACACCCAGTCTGGGGACCTGTACCGACACATTCGCAAAGCCCATGACCATAGCCTGCCTGCCAAACAAAGCAGGCCAGACACTGAGCCACCCCCACAAAGCTAAGGGGGTCATTGGAGAGCAGGTCACTGAGATAAATATGTTGAAATGGAAGGACAGGGATGGAAAAAGGAGGGACAGTTCAGAGAAGCATGAATTTAAGGATAATaaggtttttttattgtagttGATTCAAGTTTTTGTAAACGCTGATCTAATTTACTGTTCTTCTAGTGCCATTATGTTGCCTTCATATTAGTGTGTCTCCCAAAaagtacacacatgtacaaactgTAAAAGTCTAAGgacttaaaatgtaattctaTGAGACTTTTGTTGTTGGTAGTGAGTGGAACTTAAACAAATTTAGTCTTGCATGTACAGCATAAGACACAAAGTGGTCATGCGGAGTGTACATATTATGTCAGCAGCATTTAATTCACAATGTGCTGTAACTTTTGTTGGACTCAATAAGTTGCAAATATACCATATGCTATTATGAGATGCTGTTTCTCTTGTAATATAACTCTTTATAATTTATCTTAGCTTCTCTGTGATCAGACAGCTGTATTGTTCCATTGTTGTGAGTAAAATCAGTTGAAACTGCTTGTTAGGTCACAATTTCAAAACAACTGGTCAAGCACAATATAACTTACTCAAAATGAAGGAGATAAGAACAGTCTATTTCTTTAGAACAGAGATCCCTAAATTATGGCCCACAACTGACctgctttatttttatgaatggccCAGCACTGGAGCTGAAATAATCTACAAAATTATTAGACATTGCATATATAGCTAGTTTTTGGGCAATTGAATAGATGATTCATCAGCAAGCAGCCAATAACATCAATATATAAAATCATTATTGATTGATGATTTCTCCCTTTAGCCATGTGCAATATTGTAAGTATTTGTTGGTGAAATATTTGGGGACCCCTGCTTTAGAGTTATAGTTAGAGTTAAATatagtttttgtttgaattagTTGCAgtgtcatcaaaataaaatatatttttttgtttttttaccatttcagtTCTCTGAGATTTCTGTGAGCATATTTCTGCTGATATATGTATACAAGCAATGGTATGTCCTATTGCCATAGCTCTGGTGATGTTGTTACTTCACACAACCTATTCTTGTACAATTTTGTCTTGTAAAATTTCTTGTACAATTTTCTCAACAATTTTgtctgcaaaaaaatgaaagggatAATCCCAGACAAGATTgacctcatatatatatatatatatatatatataaagcaagTAAAGCATACATGCAGGAAATcggtaaaaataattttatttttatttactctttaaaaatattgccaGAAAAAATGGCTGTCTTGTGCAGAATTAGTTTCCTAATAAAATAGAAGCACAAATATTAGTAAGCATGTAACACAGTAACTATTAATAGGCCTATGAATTGGATTTCATGATGATGATTTTGCTGGAGAGACAAATGCTTAAATTTTGTATGACTTCACCTGCGTTAACCCTGTTTCATACCGTAAATTACAGCTTGTTTGCTGATGGTGTGTTTTGGACCCTGTAGTTTGTTTGGAGAGAACAAGTAAATAAGGAATCTGTGACGGCTGTGTTTTTCGATGTTGAGAAGGCATGTGGCATGATGTGTAGAGAAGGATTGCTTATCAAGCTTGACCTTTTGAAAGTTGGTGGTAGAGCCTTTAACTGGGTTAGAGATTTTTTTACAAGTAAGAACAGGTCAAAATTGGATTaagacataaaataaacatgtagtTGAAAATCGAACTCCACAAGGATGATGATAGTCCCACTTTTATTCAGCATCAGGGTTGTGTTGGCTAGGATACATCTGTAGGTGACTTTTTACAGATGATGGTGCTCTttggaagagaggaagaaaaattcAGTATGCAGTGAAGAAGGTACAAGATGGAATTAATGAAGTAGAAAATTGGGCCTTAAAAGGGGAATTTAGTTTTAAACAGATAAGACCAAAGTGGTAATTTTTACTAGGAAGAAGGTAAACTAAAGTTTGAAGTTGTGAATGTAGGgcaagtttaatttttttttagttgtggcCTTTGACTGAAGATTAACATAGTCTCTGAATATAAATCAAGTTATAGGAAAGTGCAAGGAAGTTAAAAATGTTATGAGATGTCTGGTTTAGACATAAGGAAAGTTTTGACTGGATAAGGAATGCTCTTGCAGAAGAGATCAGCGAGAGTGAGTGGTATAAAATTCAGCCCTACTTTACCTGTAGTATCTCCATGGATGGTGAATTCCCCCTTTGGTTGATTTGCATGTGTTGGACTTTAAGACCAAAAAAAGAGTCTTATTTGTGTTAAGTCTAGCTCAGTGTTTATGAGTATTGAAGCATTTCGTTTTCATAGTTGTATAGTCATTTTGTACGAGATGCGTTTAACATACACTAGATTCAGCTAGATTGGAGCTGAGATAACATTTACTTGGGTTCCTGCTCATGCTGGAGTGACAGGAAATGAGGAGGCGGATGGTTTGTTTAAGTGTGCTCTGAAAAGAACAGAGGTTGATTTAACAATATCACTGAGTAAGGCAGAGGCAAAAGTAGTTATTCGGAGGATGGCAATCCAGAAGTGGCAAGAATACtgggaaggagaaagaaagggaggacatTTATATAACAAGGAATAGACTAGAATAAACCGTTATGTGAATATTGAGAATTGGACATAGTACACTAatgcaaaacattatttatcCAGGGCAGTCATCCAACAGGAGCATATGTTTTCAGGTGGATGAAACAGTCGAGCATGTGTCGATTAAATGTCAGAGATATTGGGGGGAAAGGGAGCCTATGAGGACAGAATTTGGGCAGGCGAGGCAGCAGGAGTTTagcttgaaaaaaaattctgggtTTAGCTCCTGGCGGCGAGGGGGGACGAATTTTAATAGGCTATCTGAAGGATACAGGATTGTTGAATAGACTAGGTATGAATAAGTGACAGAGGTATTCTCAATCAAGAGGAGGACGAAGTGACGGAAGAGGGCGGTAATgcaacatttttgaaatttacTCCGCCATTAAGCAactaagaagaagaagaaaatgtggGTTTTTTGCCAGCCGGTCCTATAGGTGGCAGCAATGCGTATATTTGAAGCAGAAGTCGCATAATTCCAGGAAGAAGGTGAAGAAGAAATAGCGAGGAAAATGGTGGATTCCGTAAGTGCTTCTTAAAATTCTTGTTTGCACCCTAATATTTGCCATAGGTTGTGGTAACTGACTTTTGAAACCTGATTTACCCTCAGGGGGAAATTGTCGAGGGGTGTCGCCTTCCAGTTCTTAGAAAAAATCAGGAGCATGAAGACGAGTGGCGTGAGTAGCGGTATTTTTATTACtggctaggtagctagctagcttgccagctaaaaacataaacagttcACAGTGTAACCGCACAATGCTGCGCGATGGATGTTACTTTAGAGAGGTggtactgaaatattttctctgaaatCATTTATCATCCTGTGGTTATTTGGCTGAATAAGAACATGTTGTCTCCATCTCCTGCAAACTCGCGAGTTTGGCAAATTAATTTCTATTAACATCTGACTTGACTGACTAGTTTACAGAGTCGTTTAGTTGTAGGACTCTTGTGAAATGGTGACGAGTAATGATACGAACAGTTGGCTACATAGGTAATTTCTGAGATACTAAGCTAGGTACTGTACGGTCAGCTTAATTGTTGTTTGGTTGTGACaatatgttgttgttttccCCCCAGCTTTGGCAGAAATTCTCAGCGTTAAAGACATCCCAGGGAGAAAACTCTACTATGTCCACTATATTGACTGTGAGCACTCTCCATTACTACACTAAAATTACTAATCTATAGTTATACTAAATAGTACAGCTTGGGTAGTCTGGCTGCCTCTGTAAGCAACACAaattcaagtgttttttttaataatcaatGTCTATAACATGAAACTGTTACATACCGCTCAATATGTAATTCTGTATAGTtacaaaaggtttttttctctAAGGTAAAATGATTGAATTATTTTGTCAGTTACTCAGTTATCTACTGCTCTATAAGTTTTAGagtaattcatgtttttttttaaattgtgctcATGTGTGAAAAGTCAACAAGCGTCTGGATGAATGGGTGACCCCGGACAGGCTGGACATGAAGAAACTGCAACTTCCTAAAAAGGAGGCGAAGACACCCACCAAAAATGGCCTCCCTGGGTCACGGCCCAGTTCCCCTGAGAGAGACCCCGTGGTAAGCCCAGCCCCCATCATCCTGGAATATGGACACCCCAGCTGCACGGGGTTGACTATAGCCCCTCAACCACAAAGCTCCCAGCCATTCAAATATAatagcacacatgcacacacaaaaacctgaTGATTCTGTATATGGTATATGGGATATAATTCTAAATTGTGGCTTTGTGAGTTGGACACCTGTTAAattgttgtgtgttcagagtgaTTCATTGCTTTATAAACTGGGCCTGTGAAATAGCACCATTTGCTGAAGTTGCCAGAATGACTTGGTTGTCAGCTGTgtatttgtttgatttaaaagAAATGGTTTACTGAATTGACACCTTTTAATTTGGGGAGAATACCAGAAGGAAATGGTCTTCTAACTTGTGTTACCAAGCCTCTCCCTGCAACATAATTTTTCTTAGTGCAGTATCAAGCATAAATGAATATTTGCCAGTATCAGAATTCTTGATCCTGGTTTCAATCGgttgtaatataaaaaaattatttgttcaCAACATATGCATCATTGCTaggtttatatgtttatatgagCAGTGTTGTCACAAAACAGTTCTGATGCTCTGGTGCTTATTAATCCTTTTAGTTATTGAATTTGTGGTTTTCTAAGCATTTGctatatttgaaataaatataaggTGATTTGACATGTTTTCAAACAAGTTGAGAGGTACTTGTGtcaacacaaataaatgtaatttttttttttacattttattgttctgCCAATGCAGTGTCTCTCAAcctgaggattttttttctgtttatgagTTCAGAGTATGACTTGACTTGTGCAGTTTCTTCTGTTTTCTTAAGAAACACTCAAGACAGTTGAATCCCTTTGGCTCAATTGTAGCACGAAGTACACCACAGTGTCAAGCGCTTTGAGTGTtttaaggaaaagaaaaaatcacGGCCTTTGGACGCCAAGTTTTGATCAATGATGCCAGTTAACTCCCCCCTTTCTATTCAAATTCAGAGGAAGACTGTAGATCTCAGCCTCCCAACTGCTACATCTCCATCCAGAGGCAAAACCATCCCCACAACGGTACAAGTCCCTGCTATCCATTTCTCACTGAGGGAGTTACATTTGTTTGTGGTCAGGTCCACTGGATTAGAATGAATGAGTTTCAGAAAAGCTCTATGGTCGCACTGACCGTTTGAAACAGGCTTTGTCAAAGTATTTGCATCACAGCATTAGGATTTCTCTGCAGATTGTACATGCACTTGTACTCAGTTGTACATACTTTGCTACATCAAAGCTTTTCTGTGGCTTCAGTAATACTGACGGTCTTGATTGTATGTGGATTGCATTGAATTTCTTCAATACAAATTTCTttgtacaaatgcaaaacaactCTATATTGTATGTAATATCGATGGTTTTTGAAACTTATTTGGAGTGACTGTTTCGGCACCCAAGTATCCTTTTCTGGTCTTCATttgaaaaggtttatttttttcgaaagggaaatattttgtcatcgatatggaaatataaatattataaaccATTGAATACAAAATAGGGTCTGGATTTTTTAAGTGAGAAATTTTACATGGAAATGAATGGGAATTAACAGGAATTTTCTAGAAATGATAGCATTTTTTTGCAGGCTGATTGCTTTCCCCCTCTGAtatcttttttctctttgccaTTAGTTGAAATGCACTCATCAAGGtcaaaaacaagttttaaagCTATGTTTCAGTTATAgctttgaatttaaaaacagttaaattgaactttaacattttaaaacactttttaaaacgttctcattgttttatattgttttaccTTTTTTGGTGTAAATTGTAGACCAAAATGAACTTATGAGGTATCAATATCTTAATAAACCAAGGGCCTGCTTTTACATTAGCATGGATAATGACCATATTGTACAAACATTCTTTCTATGAAGTTTTTAGAATGTTGTTCTCCACATATCCTGAAATAGCTAAGCATACAGTCTTTGAGACAGTGCATACATCCAAATAAGTTGAGTTTCATCTTGTATATTCACAGGcaaatttgtattgtattgtatgaaAAATGACATGGAGCAGCTTATTTCAGTAGACTTTGGACAAATTTCATCACAGTGTCATATatggaatattttattgttataaCCACATTTGCCACCAACAATATACTTTGTTGACGAAAAAGCACTCCTCCCTGCAGTTGACTAGCAGTCGCAGGTAAATATCTGAAACCTGTCATTTTTCCAATTTGCAAATGATTAAAGAATTATCTGTGCATTGATAAAATGTCCCCCACCTTTGCAACTCCTCTGCAAAATAAGCGTACTCCATTTCCTTTCTGGCAGTCAGCATCATCATCAAGAAAGTAAGAATGACAGTGTGAACATTTATGAGATTATGTGAAGGGTAGTCAATCACAACCCAGTAAATATTCACCATTAGAGTACCTCCTCTTTGGTTAAGGTTACCTTTTGACATGGACATTTGTAAAGGGGCTGGTCCAACATAATCTCTTGTGTGAAATATTAGTGGTATCGAAGTGTTATCTGAACTGTCAGCGTTGTGTAATTGATTGGTTGTAAATGATACTGTAGTAACATAAGTCCTTGGCATCGTCACAGTGCAGTTTTTCCTGCATGATAGTCTGTCATCTTCTTTACGGATAAGAGCAATTGTATTTTCCTTTCCCATTATTTCTCACACAAAATAGACAGATACTGGACACCGTTTTTAGTACAGAAAACACTCTGTGTTTTACTTGAGAGAAATACAAAGCTGTGTCCTCCTCTGAGGATTTTCCAGCCCACACGACTGAAGAACTTGAGTTTGAGAACATCGATTGCTTAAAGCGTCAGGTGAGAGAGGAAAGACGTGGATGTAGTGGAGTGTTCAGCTGACACAACATGCTTTTGATTCTGTCGCTTCGCACTGAGTGGCTTTAACAGTATGTTTAtcgatttaaatgttttttttttttttctagtcttTTAAAATTTGGTAAAAGTCTGACAGGTGTGTGTCACTCATTTTGGTTTCAGAAGCGGAAAGCTGAGTCGGTCCCCCTAGCGACAGTGTCGCTGCCCACACCTGTGCCATCGTTGCCCAGCTCCACGGAAACCACCCAGGCGGCTGTCTATCCAGCTATGAGGGACACCAACACCTTCGCCCAAAAGTGCAATACGCGGGATGAGCACGAGCaggtcacctccctgaccacGGTAACCCCAACACCCGTCGGCACACTTCAGACTCCTCTTACTTTTGCGgatttattcatatttctttgtttcttcaTTGTCCAGATGTTAACATCTTCACCTACTCCCGCCCCCTTTTTTGTCTCCAGAATGGTACAGCCCGTCCCCTCATTCCCTCACAACCAGgcagaaagagaaaagcaaactgcGGGGGAACTGATGAGGTAAACGCGACCGTTCCCTCCAAGCTTGCAGATATTTAACTGTACGTAAAGGATTCTTTGTCAGGTCTCTGGCTGCGTTTGGGTAGAATTAAGCCCTTCCTTATGCCTCCACCCCGTTGTGTGCCAGGACTCCCAAGACAGCTCGGATGGCATCCCCGCCGCCCCTCGCATGACGGGCAGCTTGGTGTCGGACCGCAGTCACGACGACATCGTCACGCGCATGAAGAACATCGACTGTATCGAGCTGGGCCGCCACCGCCTGAAGCCCTGGTACTTCTCGCCCTACCCGCAGGAGCTCACCACCCTGCCCGTGCTCTACCTGTGCGAGTTCTGCCTCAAGTACCTCAAGAGCCTCAAGTGTCTGCAGAGGCATCTGGTGAGAGAGCTGCACGGCGGCACTGTCTGCCTCCCCggtcccattacattacattacagagcgcgacttgcacaacttttacatagcattacattgcatccatttatacagctgaatacatactgaagcaatgcaggttaagtaccatgctcaaGAGTACTATGGCAGTGACCTCCTCAGGAATcgaacctttgacctttaggttacaagaccagttccttacccattatgctacactgccgccccgtGTCCCGTGGAAGAGTAGTCAACTAGCATAGTCGGAACATTTCAAAACGTTTCTACAGGGAGCAGTTAAACTCTGTGTCTCACTGTAGCTCCCGTGGGGGAGCAGTCTTCTCTAGATGTGGTGCCTGAGACAAAAATAGTCAGACCGGCTCTATAGATCCTTTTGTATGAAATGAGTTCCCTGCTGACCTCACTTTTCAGTATAAGCATTTGTGCAATTGTTCACTGGTAGGAATGGAGTACAGTTTGGATTTCAGACACTTTGTGAGCTGTTTTGACATAATTAGCAACATGTCCATTTGTGCTACATAAAACTGTAAATTGACGTGATGCCATTTGCTTACAGACAGTGGTAGAAAAAAGAGCCCAGGTGGCATTTGTACACAAAATTGTAAATTGGATTgacatgaatatttatttagggtaaattttgaatttgttcCTCTTGTCCGTCTCTcaatgccctctctctctccttaacCAGACGAAGTGCAACCTTCGGCACCCCCCGGGTAATGAGATCTACCGTAAGGGGACCATTTCTTTCTTCGAAATCGACGGCCGGAAAAACAAGGTGATTGTGCTGCCGGCTCTGACGTCTCGAGTTTCCAGCCCGACGTGGTCGAAATGATCTTCTGGCCTGTTATAGCTgcggttttttttccttttgccaaAGAAGCGGTGATGTCATCCGGCTAATTTAATTCTAGTCAGAAAATGTTAATGTGGTGGGGGCTAGAAGCAAATCTATTGGTCTGtgctttcttcttcttaatCATTTTCAAGGTAAACATTCTATTAAGAGCAAAAGTCAATAGCAAATTGGAGATTAAAGTAAATGCTGTTGGGTAGGTGAGCTATAGTTTGCTGTAGAAtggtgtgacccccccccccttactccAGGAATTAGATTATCATTTTAAAGAGCCCACAAATAGTAACACAGTTTATCTGATATAGGGTAAAAATCCTTCACAGAAAGCATTAACCCCTTGGTGTCCTTCGGTTGTCCATTTTGAGGTTTTGGGCCGGATGATGTCTGCTGTCAATATTTAGTTTAATTTGCAGAAACACTGAAGCTTCTTACtgactgttctctctctgtccttgtgAAGACATACTCTCAGAACCTGTGTCTGCTGGCTAAGTGCTTCCTGGACCACAAGACTCTGTACTATGATACCGACCCCTTTCTCTTCTATGTGATGACAGAGTATGACTCCAAAGGCTTTCATATTGTGGGTTACTTCTCCAAGGTACTGGAAGCTCTTGCAATTATGAATTACATTATTTACTTTGAACTACAATTCCATACAATGCTTGCCCTCTACATCCTACTATACTGTACTACACTTTCAGTGTACTGTCAGCCCAAGCTGCATACTGCGTACTGGCATTCCTTTGTCACACAATGGCGTACTGTAACCTGATGTCTTTGTTAGGATTAGGGATTGTGACATTTGAGTCATttataaacactgaaatatgcaATTAACTCAAAAATTTGCAGGCTTAGTTTAATGTCGAACTTTAAGTCAACAGTTCGTTTTCCCACAGTGACATACATACGTGTGTAATTGTTTTGTCATGGTTACAGGAGAAGGAATCGACAGAGGACTATAACGTAGCCTGCATCCTCACCCTGCCTCCTTACCAAAGGAGAGGATATGGAAAACTTCTCATTGAATTCAGTAAGTCTGTAATGACCCAAAATAGCTTACACAGTGGGCAGCTGTATGTGTTTTTGGCGGGGGGCGTTTGTGGCTTTGTTCTTCCCTTTTCGACTGTGTAGCTTTGGTGGCATTCGCTAATTAGCACGTAGAATCTATATGTAGCAGTGCGGTTAGCCACTACAGGCCCCATAGTACTTGATGTTACTTCTGAAAGAATTAGCCAGATGAAGACATTGTTCGGAACAGTCAGTGCTGTTCGTATGCATTCCTCTTATTTTCAAGTCTTCGGTTAGAAACCGAAGAAACCATGGGCTTCGGTTAGCCTGTGCAGCCCCTGGCGTTTCTGTGCTAGTTTTGGCTTCCCCTCAGTCGCGCCTGTCCTTCCTCTCAGGTTATGAGCTGTCCAAAGTGGAGGGGAAGACGGGCACCCCCGAGAAGCCCCTGTCTGACCTGGGCCTGCTGTCCTACCGCAGCTACTGGTCCCAGACCATCCTGGAGATCCTCATGGAGCTCAAGCCTGACAATGGAGAGAGGCCGCAGATCACCATCAAGTGAGTTTGCACTTATTGTAATGTCCGTTTTAGCTGCTGGTCAGCGGACTGATCTTGTGAATGGAAATCTGAGTGTCTTTTTCTGTTCACAGCTTTCTCAGCTATCTTAGTACTGTGCTTCtttgtacatttcatttatagtcggctataaataaaattaactaaAATGTGTCGATAGTGTAT is from Anguilla anguilla isolate fAngAng1 chromosome 9, fAngAng1.pri, whole genome shotgun sequence and encodes:
- the LOC118236644 gene encoding histone acetyltransferase KAT5, which encodes MVDSGEIVEGCRLPVLRKNQEHEDEWPLAEILSVKDIPGRKLYYVHYIDFNKRLDEWVTPDRLDMKKLQLPKKEAKTPTKNGLPGSRPSSPERDPVRKTVDLSLPTATSPSRGKTIPTTKRKAESVPLATVSLPTPVPSLPSSTETTQAAVYPAMRDTNTFAQKCNTRDEHEQVTSLTTNGTARPLIPSQPGRKRKANCGGTDEDSQDSSDGIPAAPRMTGSLVSDRSHDDIVTRMKNIDCIELGRHRLKPWYFSPYPQELTTLPVLYLCEFCLKYLKSLKCLQRHLTKCNLRHPPGNEIYRKGTISFFEIDGRKNKTYSQNLCLLAKCFLDHKTLYYDTDPFLFYVMTEYDSKGFHIVGYFSKEKESTEDYNVACILTLPPYQRRGYGKLLIEFSYELSKVEGKTGTPEKPLSDLGLLSYRSYWSQTILEILMELKPDNGERPQITINEISEITSVKKEDVISTLQYLNLINYYKGQYILTLSEDIVDGHERAMEKRHLRIDSKCLHFTPKDWSKRGKW